One window of Treponema denticola genomic DNA carries:
- the ruvC gene encoding crossover junction endodeoxyribonuclease RuvC, whose amino-acid sequence MGVLKAASGKKNLRPYVIGIDPGLANTGYGIISFSNNRFECIEYGSISTEPHLLQGERLLKIFDRVSELIEKYRPKEAGIETLYFAKNATSAMSVSEARGVVLLALAQGGVRVGEYAPNSIKKAVTGIAQAEKRQVQEAVKLILGLKEIPRPDHAADALAAAITKINLGDVGEVRAYV is encoded by the coding sequence ATGGGTGTTTTAAAAGCAGCTTCCGGCAAAAAAAATCTCCGCCCCTATGTTATAGGGATTGATCCGGGTTTGGCAAATACGGGCTATGGAATTATAAGTTTTTCAAATAACCGCTTTGAGTGTATAGAATACGGCTCAATAAGTACCGAGCCTCATTTACTCCAAGGGGAAAGGCTTTTAAAAATTTTCGATAGGGTTTCGGAACTTATTGAAAAATACAGGCCTAAGGAGGCCGGAATAGAAACCTTATATTTTGCAAAAAATGCGACGAGTGCAATGTCCGTTTCGGAAGCCCGCGGCGTGGTTCTTTTGGCTCTGGCTCAAGGGGGGGTGAGGGTAGGAGAGTATGCTCCCAATTCCATTAAAAAAGCCGTAACGGGTATCGCTCAAGCAGAAAAAAGGCAGGTACAGGAAGCCGTAAAATTGATTTTAGGCCTAAAGGAAATTCCTAGGCCTGACCATGCGGCCGATGCCTTGGCTGCTGCCATTACAAAAATAAATTTAGGAGATGTAGGGGAGGTACGGGCTTATGTTTAA
- a CDS encoding insulinase family protein, which produces MSTLIHGFEIISKNPLPEFNAVGIYARHKKTGLELYHILNDDDENLFSYNFMTSSPNSTGVAHIIEHTVLCGSKNYPLKDPFMVLAKQSVNTFLNAMTYPDKTVYPASSLVEADYFNLMSVYGDAVFFPNLDEWAFKQEGHRFELDENGKMSVQGVVLNEMRANYSDFDGVMYDWTAASICQGSIYAKDSGGSPLEIPDLTYEEYKAFHKKYYHPVNCRIFLMGNIPTEKQMKFLEEKFLSKFEAAEKPPFVPPIEPYAEPRFFSVPAPAEEMTKDSVMLNWLLPETSDTEKLMQAYLIGEVLIGHSGAYLNKVLLESGIGEDLYPYNGIGKSLRNITLTIGMKGIKKETHEDFKKLILNALEELVKKGIDPKEIETAVHSIDFSNREIRRNYGPFGINLMERAMAGWTYGVSPEKTLQYTPVFEKVKKDLASDKRYIEKLIEKYLLKNKHHALVRVYPDADFCKRLDESLEKRAENFNAGLTEDARRAMLKEQEKMNEFKQKSDSPEMLALIPHLSKKDLPPLPPPIDEEIAFIGKVPLVMHEQPTNGIGYFQLAFPVDGLSEEDYKYLPLLSSCLTGMGTENLVWSEVSSRLANLLGGFSASAGVFTANKNLSLCKNADKIRLSDIAGRDWLFVSGKILGELIPEAVCFVLQFLNEISFDDKKRLNDLVTQRKNDFESLLALDGNSLALLRASAPLSEKNARREMLSGLSQLKFLRELYLKVKEDNSKKADSENADSELNKLSNKLSAVYKSIIKSGLIIEVTGTKENLAALKTAFEKNLKGFKAPDKTDKLVFENPFKFRPSEKKRLELIPASLQVGFAVSVFKAAAFGSKEQASQLILCKWLSSGPMWEKIRSIGGAYGAFTVPMSLEEILAFVSYRDPNPINSLSEFLNSIDETFSQDFSEEMIEKLITGRYSKEIIPMTPAGRGAAAFRDLLSGISYSEKKEVVEKMLETTAEDLRNCAKKLSVQRDSLSSVVLASDSALSQKETIKELYPEPLLSERV; this is translated from the coding sequence ATGAGCACTCTTATTCACGGCTTTGAAATTATAAGCAAAAATCCTTTACCCGAATTTAATGCTGTAGGTATTTATGCAAGGCATAAAAAGACGGGACTTGAACTTTATCATATTTTAAACGATGACGATGAAAATCTTTTTTCATATAATTTTATGACGAGCTCTCCCAATTCAACGGGGGTAGCTCATATTATCGAGCACACGGTTTTATGCGGCTCTAAAAACTATCCGCTTAAAGACCCCTTTATGGTTTTGGCAAAGCAGAGCGTTAATACCTTTTTAAATGCCATGACCTATCCCGATAAGACAGTTTATCCTGCAAGCTCCTTGGTTGAAGCCGATTACTTTAACCTTATGTCGGTTTATGGGGATGCTGTCTTCTTTCCCAACCTTGACGAATGGGCTTTTAAGCAGGAAGGACACCGCTTTGAACTGGATGAAAACGGAAAGATGAGCGTTCAGGGAGTTGTCTTAAACGAAATGAGGGCTAATTATTCCGACTTTGACGGGGTAATGTATGATTGGACAGCCGCTTCTATTTGTCAGGGAAGCATCTATGCCAAGGATTCGGGCGGCTCTCCATTGGAGATTCCCGATTTAACTTATGAAGAATACAAGGCCTTTCACAAAAAATATTATCATCCGGTAAACTGCCGAATTTTTTTAATGGGAAATATTCCGACCGAAAAGCAGATGAAATTTTTAGAAGAAAAATTTCTTTCTAAGTTTGAAGCTGCCGAAAAGCCTCCCTTTGTGCCGCCGATTGAGCCATACGCAGAGCCCCGCTTCTTTTCGGTACCGGCCCCCGCCGAGGAGATGACTAAGGATTCCGTAATGCTTAACTGGCTTCTCCCCGAAACTTCGGATACCGAAAAACTTATGCAGGCCTATCTTATAGGAGAGGTTTTAATCGGGCACAGCGGGGCATACTTAAATAAGGTCTTATTGGAATCGGGAATAGGGGAAGACCTTTATCCTTATAACGGCATAGGAAAAAGCCTTAGAAACATCACCCTCACAATAGGAATGAAGGGAATTAAAAAGGAAACGCATGAGGATTTTAAAAAGCTGATTCTTAATGCTCTTGAAGAGCTTGTAAAAAAAGGAATCGATCCTAAAGAGATTGAAACGGCCGTTCATTCCATAGATTTTAGCAACAGAGAAATAAGAAGAAACTACGGGCCCTTCGGTATTAACCTGATGGAGCGTGCTATGGCAGGCTGGACATACGGGGTAAGTCCCGAAAAAACTCTTCAATATACTCCTGTTTTTGAAAAGGTAAAAAAAGACCTTGCCTCCGATAAAAGATACATCGAAAAACTGATTGAAAAGTATTTACTAAAGAATAAACATCATGCCCTTGTAAGAGTTTACCCCGATGCGGATTTTTGCAAACGCTTGGACGAAAGTCTGGAAAAAAGGGCTGAAAATTTTAATGCAGGTTTAACTGAGGATGCTCGCAGGGCAATGCTTAAAGAGCAGGAGAAGATGAACGAGTTTAAACAAAAAAGCGACTCCCCTGAAATGCTTGCTCTTATTCCCCATCTTTCAAAGAAAGACCTGCCTCCTCTTCCGCCTCCGATAGATGAAGAAATCGCCTTTATCGGAAAGGTTCCCCTTGTTATGCATGAGCAGCCTACAAACGGGATAGGTTATTTTCAATTAGCCTTTCCTGTAGACGGTTTAAGCGAAGAAGATTATAAATATCTGCCCCTTCTTTCAAGTTGTCTTACAGGTATGGGAACCGAAAACCTTGTATGGAGCGAGGTTTCTTCCAGGCTTGCAAATTTACTTGGAGGATTTTCGGCAAGTGCCGGTGTTTTTACGGCAAACAAAAATCTTTCTTTATGTAAAAATGCGGATAAGATAAGGCTCTCCGATATAGCCGGAAGGGATTGGCTTTTTGTTTCGGGGAAGATACTCGGCGAATTGATTCCTGAGGCTGTCTGCTTTGTCTTGCAGTTTTTAAACGAAATTTCTTTTGACGATAAAAAACGCTTAAACGATTTGGTAACCCAGAGGAAAAACGATTTTGAAAGCCTCCTCGCTCTTGATGGAAACAGCCTCGCTCTTCTTAGGGCTAGTGCACCCCTGTCCGAAAAAAATGCACGGAGGGAGATGCTTTCGGGATTAAGTCAGCTTAAATTTTTGAGGGAGCTTTATTTAAAAGTTAAAGAAGATAATTCTAAAAAAGCCGACTCAGAAAACGCTGATTCCGAATTGAATAAATTATCAAATAAATTAAGTGCCGTATATAAATCGATTATAAAATCAGGTTTGATTATTGAAGTTACGGGTACAAAAGAAAATCTGGCCGCTTTAAAAACTGCCTTTGAAAAAAACTTAAAAGGCTTTAAGGCTCCAGATAAAACTGATAAGCTTGTCTTTGAAAATCCCTTTAAATTTAGGCCTTCCGAAAAAAAGAGGTTGGAGCTTATTCCGGCTTCTCTTCAAGTAGGTTTTGCAGTTTCGGTTTTTAAGGCGGCAGCTTTCGGTTCAAAGGAGCAAGCCTCACAGTTAATCCTGTGTAAATGGCTTTCAAGCGGCCCGATGTGGGAAAAGATAAGAAGCATAGGAGGAGCCTACGGTGCCTTTACCGTTCCTATGTCCTTGGAAGAAATTTTAGCCTTTGTTTCCTACAGGGATCCGAACCCGATAAATTCTCTTTCCGAATTTTTAAACTCGATAGACGAGACATTTAGCCAAGACTTTTCGGAAGAGATGATAGAAAAACTTATTACCGGAAGATACAGCAAGGAGATTATCCCTATGACTCCTGCAGGACGAGGGGCGGCAGCCTTTAGGGATCTTCTTTCGGGTATTTCATATTCCGAAAAAAAAGAAGTTGTTGAAAAGATGCTGGAAACTACGGCTGAGGATTTGCGTAATTGTGCAAAAAAATTATCGGTTCAACGGGATTCCCTTTCTTCCGTAGTCTTGGCTTCCGATTCGGCTCTTTCTCAAAAGGAAACGATAAAAGAACTTTATCCCGAGCCCCTTCTTTCGGAGAGGGTTTGA
- a CDS encoding ABC transporter transmembrane domain-containing protein: MLNKKKLNRWAASVLKPFFPVLFFLLCFSLLGNYASTFEPLFTGKIIDALTLKDRTAFFAFLKIIILFQIAGLGFSLLSSWLQFLLQRKMTVYTESRLYLNLLHLPPKGSSEQDSGKLLNLFLSDLGVMTGIYTSQIPSIITSLIMMGIIGFRLFKIDIFIFCLTLIVSVVPVFLAKYFGTKQAAVNEVQRKRQDEYTAYINETIRGLQEIKNHSSQKFFIYKFKNILKYIFIHVKESTIIGMQSSTASFFTNFTINISLFAIIGLTVLEGKNTVGTITAALMYSQKFRSLVSSCAETYKGIIVSFVSVERLKTIFDERQNRFSLIKEEKDISNIKKIKIENLSFAYKKNNFLFEKLNVECTFPGLYLVKGENGSGKTSLFNIISGNISLKGESVLEGKIIFLNLAARLSYISQNPFIFSGSIKENLLFGKEVDEVTINDILTETKLDKVIDSLEKGLDTQLGGKEHILSQGQIQRLALSRCLLQTGEVILFDEVENALDSETSLALSSLLSELKTKKLILMITHRSSYDKIADGVFKIGKRGVL; the protein is encoded by the coding sequence ATGTTAAATAAAAAAAAATTAAACCGCTGGGCTGCCTCAGTTTTAAAGCCGTTTTTTCCGGTTTTGTTTTTTCTTCTTTGTTTTTCTCTTTTAGGTAATTACGCATCTACATTTGAACCTCTGTTTACGGGTAAAATAATCGATGCGTTGACCTTAAAGGATAGGACGGCTTTTTTTGCCTTTTTAAAAATCATTATTCTTTTTCAAATTGCAGGTCTTGGCTTTTCGCTTTTAAGTTCTTGGTTGCAGTTTTTACTCCAGCGTAAAATGACCGTTTACACCGAAAGCCGCCTTTATTTAAACCTCTTACATTTACCGCCTAAGGGAAGTTCCGAGCAAGATTCGGGTAAACTTTTAAATCTTTTTTTATCCGATTTAGGAGTGATGACGGGTATCTATACTTCTCAAATTCCTTCTATAATAACTTCGCTTATTATGATGGGTATAATAGGTTTTAGACTTTTTAAAATAGATATTTTTATTTTTTGTCTTACGCTCATAGTTTCGGTTGTTCCCGTTTTTTTGGCAAAATATTTCGGAACAAAACAGGCTGCCGTAAATGAAGTTCAGCGTAAAAGGCAGGATGAATATACTGCATATATAAATGAAACAATAAGGGGTTTACAGGAAATAAAAAACCATTCTTCACAAAAGTTTTTTATTTATAAGTTTAAAAATATTTTAAAGTATATTTTTATACACGTAAAAGAATCTACGATTATCGGAATGCAGTCATCTACAGCTTCTTTTTTTACTAACTTTACCATAAATATTTCTTTATTTGCCATTATCGGGTTAACCGTCCTTGAAGGGAAAAACACCGTCGGCACTATTACCGCCGCCCTCATGTATTCTCAAAAGTTTAGAAGCCTTGTTTCTTCCTGTGCCGAAACTTATAAGGGAATTATAGTCTCCTTTGTTTCCGTGGAACGTTTAAAAACTATTTTTGATGAAAGGCAAAACCGTTTTTCACTTATAAAAGAAGAAAAAGATATTTCAAACATAAAAAAAATCAAAATAGAAAATCTAAGTTTTGCTTATAAAAAAAACAATTTTCTTTTTGAAAAATTAAATGTTGAATGTACATTCCCCGGTCTTTATCTTGTCAAAGGAGAGAACGGTTCCGGTAAAACAAGCCTTTTTAATATTATTTCCGGGAATATTAGTCTTAAAGGTGAATCGGTATTAGAAGGTAAAATCATTTTTTTAAATCTTGCGGCAAGACTTTCGTATATAAGTCAAAATCCTTTTATTTTTTCAGGGTCGATAAAAGAAAATCTATTATTCGGTAAAGAAGTAGATGAGGTTACAATAAATGATATTTTGACAGAAACAAAACTTGATAAGGTTATAGATTCTTTGGAAAAGGGGCTTGATACGCAATTAGGTGGAAAAGAGCACATTCTTTCGCAAGGGCAAATTCAGCGTCTTGCCTTAAGCCGCTGCCTCTTGCAAACCGGCGAAGTTATTTTATTTGATGAGGTGGAAAATGCCCTCGATTCGGAAACAAGCCTTGCATTAAGCTCTCTTTTATCCGAGCTAAAGACAAAAAAACTTATTTTAATGATTACACATCGATCCTCCTACGATAAAATAGCCGATGGGGTGTTTAAAATTGGAAAAAGAGGTGTATTATGA
- a CDS encoding YcaO-like family protein, with product MYGFSFNIGATAFKNDLKNITCYKNLDYAAAGGGAVRNAKYEAALCAIGEAYERNGLIEYNNISNKNIYSFSLLDNTIHIFSLDELKQKNIFFDSCGCAAHVNSNSCLENAFFEFLERQSFIFLYLSKGKSYKIDKNILYKYNSYNIYFNNFECYEISLSESCYVVFFIGELKGKIAVSLGSGKNLNAAIISALNELHQMYLSLLNGIKIDDSKPKDYSETYLSIAPERIKKAFEFINENAEAYSNRIEKKYVSINNEVKILNQKYKMNPLVSFLPLNETKINNIKVCKIFDLNWFPSLLPKTFDKKTYDFIESVTGKTLDRRCTYIPFP from the coding sequence ATGTACGGCTTTTCATTTAATATAGGTGCAACAGCATTTAAAAATGATTTAAAAAATATAACTTGTTATAAAAACCTTGATTATGCAGCTGCCGGAGGCGGTGCCGTAAGAAATGCTAAATATGAAGCTGCGCTTTGTGCAATAGGCGAAGCCTATGAAAGAAACGGGCTAATAGAATATAATAATATTTCAAATAAGAATATTTATTCTTTTTCCTTGCTTGATAATACTATTCATATTTTTTCACTTGATGAGCTAAAACAAAAGAATATTTTTTTTGATTCTTGCGGATGTGCAGCTCATGTAAATTCAAATAGTTGTCTTGAAAATGCTTTTTTTGAGTTTTTGGAAAGGCAAAGTTTTATTTTTTTGTATCTTTCAAAAGGTAAAAGTTATAAGATAGATAAAAATATTTTGTACAAATATAATAGCTATAATATTTATTTTAACAATTTTGAATGTTATGAAATAAGTTTATCGGAATCATGTTATGTTGTCTTTTTTATAGGAGAATTAAAAGGTAAAATAGCGGTTTCTTTAGGTTCAGGTAAAAATCTAAACGCAGCGATTATTTCAGCCTTAAATGAATTACATCAAATGTATTTAAGTCTCCTCAACGGCATAAAAATAGATGATAGTAAACCCAAGGATTATTCCGAAACCTATTTATCAATAGCACCTGAAAGAATAAAAAAAGCTTTTGAGTTTATAAATGAAAATGCCGAAGCTTATAGCAACCGTATTGAAAAAAAATATGTTTCTATAAATAATGAGGTAAAAATATTAAATCAAAAATACAAAATGAATCCTCTTGTTTCTTTTTTGCCTCTTAATGAAACAAAAATAAACAATATTAAGGTGTGTAAAATTTTTGATTTAAATTGGTTTCCGTCGCTTTTACCTAAGACTTTTGATAAAAAAACTTATGATTTTATAGAATCGGTTACAGGTAAAACTTTGGATAGACGATGCACCTATATTCCTTTTCCGTAA
- a CDS encoding McbB family protein: MKYKLIPYLMYKNDEITVIQNEKTTCIITDTNLIDFFTSNDDDYNLTFTLEDLKERYGEEGEFCLDFLLKNLLAIKDEFTSHPINRLYFFTNSKEIASSLKFNLSGLNIPYDVITFDINLVSAELFLNLDKDAVYYIVLNPFNYKLYTELANCLKENNVIHKLAFYYNYSFYFTNYHKADWHNPCPLCYFSHLEGSLRSQSKLTGNVSFQTIIDLIYTKTVYFNTESILDNFKIIRLINEIIDDITDLNDYTVKLIKQLNMKTGKTDYDIAIPWEVCPCHE; this comes from the coding sequence GTGAAGTATAAACTGATACCTTACCTCATGTACAAGAATGATGAGATTACCGTCATTCAAAATGAAAAAACTACCTGCATTATAACCGATACAAATTTAATTGATTTTTTTACAAGTAATGACGATGATTATAATCTTACCTTTACCCTTGAAGACCTTAAAGAACGATACGGCGAAGAAGGTGAGTTCTGTTTGGATTTTTTATTAAAAAATTTATTGGCGATTAAAGATGAATTTACGTCTCATCCGATAAATCGGCTTTATTTTTTTACCAATTCAAAAGAAATTGCTTCTTCATTAAAATTCAATTTATCGGGATTAAATATTCCCTATGATGTTATCACCTTCGATATAAATCTGGTAAGTGCCGAATTATTTTTAAACCTTGATAAGGATGCCGTATATTATATTGTTTTAAATCCCTTTAATTATAAACTATATACAGAACTTGCAAACTGCTTAAAAGAAAATAATGTTATCCACAAATTAGCTTTTTATTATAATTATAGCTTTTATTTTACAAATTATCATAAAGCCGATTGGCATAACCCTTGTCCCTTGTGTTATTTCAGTCATTTGGAAGGCTCTTTACGCTCCCAATCAAAACTTACGGGCAATGTTTCATTTCAAACAATTATCGACCTCATATACACAAAAACTGTATATTTTAATACCGAAAGTATTCTCGATAATTTTAAAATTATCCGGCTGATAAATGAGATTATAGACGATATAACGGATTTAAATGATTATACCGTAAAACTTATAAAACAACTGAATATGAAAACAGGCAAAACCGATTATGATATTGCAATTCCTTGGGAGGTTTGTCCTTGCCATGAATAA
- a CDS encoding CPBP family intramembrane glutamic endopeptidase, whose amino-acid sequence MNKKIIKELWFLFILYILVFFMLSYVGKFLFKNFYNYYYILFVKYNGIFGILLFLLFIIIFYLFYLKDLKIIFTYKKINFSFIVKILIYILSTRMIYYIIYFIFDNAFLFNFFKYFNDVLTGKKNITIYDILILEKSLKPRFEPFMLIGSVIFGPIFEEILYRGLMYNKLKEISNAFIGVLISSILFALLHIPKYGFGINMFFLFLAGILLTYCYEKTNNIYVPILVHSINNFFIFLFNYVYFYFLIIIYFIIFIIGIIIAIQEIKKYLKRRQILSEV is encoded by the coding sequence ATGAATAAAAAAATAATAAAAGAACTGTGGTTTCTTTTTATATTGTATATTCTTGTTTTTTTTATGCTTTCTTATGTCGGTAAATTCCTTTTTAAAAATTTTTATAATTACTATTATATTTTATTTGTTAAATATAATGGAATTTTTGGCATTTTATTATTTTTACTATTTATAATTATTTTCTATTTATTTTATTTAAAAGATCTAAAGATAATATTTACTTATAAAAAAATAAATTTTTCTTTTATTGTAAAAATTTTGATTTATATATTATCAACCAGAATGATCTATTACATAATATACTTTATCTTTGATAATGCTTTTCTTTTTAATTTTTTTAAATATTTTAATGATGTTTTAACGGGTAAAAAGAATATTACTATATATGATATTTTGATTTTAGAAAAATCTCTAAAACCTCGTTTTGAACCTTTTATGCTTATAGGTTCAGTAATTTTTGGTCCTATTTTTGAAGAAATACTATATAGAGGGCTTATGTATAATAAATTAAAAGAAATAAGTAATGCCTTTATTGGTGTACTTATTTCTTCAATACTTTTTGCTCTTTTACACATACCAAAATACGGTTTTGGAATAAATATGTTTTTTTTATTTCTAGCAGGAATTTTATTGACTTATTGTTATGAAAAAACCAATAATATTTATGTTCCTATTCTTGTTCATTCAATTAATAATTTTTTTATATTTTTATTTAACTATGTATATTTTTATTTTTTAATAATTATTTATTTTATAATTTTTATTATTGGTATAATAATAGCTATACAAGAAATAAAAAAATACTTAAAAAGGAGACAAATTTTAAGTGAAGTATAA
- a CDS encoding CPBP family intramembrane glutamic endopeptidase encodes MNKKVIKDLCILFILYILVFYINSYIHKFLLNNFYNCYYALFGKYNKIVDLLISLLFIIVLYLLYLKEMKIIFTYKKLNFFFIVKSLIYILSIGMIYYIIYFIFDNAFLFNFFKYFNDILSGKKNITIYDILILEKSLRPCFEPFMLIGSVIISPIFEEILYRGLMYNKLKEISNASIAILISSILFALLHIPKYGFGINTFFLFLVGILLAYCYEKTDNIYVPILVHSINNFFIFLFKYVYFYFLIVIYFIIFIIGIIIAIQEIKKYLKVQKTFNLVQ; translated from the coding sequence ATGAATAAAAAAGTAATAAAAGATCTGTGCATTCTTTTTATATTGTATATTCTTGTTTTTTATATAAATTCGTATATTCATAAGTTTTTATTAAATAATTTTTATAATTGCTATTATGCTTTATTCGGTAAATATAATAAAATTGTTGACCTTCTAATATCTTTACTATTTATAATTGTTTTATATTTATTGTATCTAAAAGAAATGAAGATAATATTTACTTATAAAAAATTAAATTTCTTTTTTATTGTAAAAAGTTTGATTTATATATTATCAATTGGAATGATATATTATATAATATACTTTATCTTTGATAATGCTTTTCTTTTTAATTTTTTTAAATACTTTAATGATATTTTAAGTGGCAAAAAAAATATTACTATATATGATATTCTGATTTTAGAAAAATCGCTAAGGCCTTGTTTTGAACCTTTTATGCTTATAGGTTCAGTAATTATCAGTCCTATTTTTGAAGAAATACTATATAGAGGGCTTATGTATAATAAATTAAAAGAAATAAGTAATGCCTCTATTGCTATACTTATTTCTTCAATACTTTTTGCTCTTTTACACATACCAAAGTACGGTTTTGGAATAAATACATTCTTTTTATTTTTAGTAGGAATTTTATTGGCTTATTGTTATGAAAAAACAGATAATATTTATGTTCCTATTCTTGTTCATTCAATTAATAATTTTTTTATATTTTTATTTAAGTATGTATATTTTTATTTTTTAATAGTTATTTATTTTATAATTTTTATTATCGGTATAATAATAGCTATACAAGAAATAAAAAAATACCTAAAAGTGCAAAAAACTTTTAATCTTGTACAATAG
- a CDS encoding CPBP family intramembrane glutamic endopeptidase: MNKKIIKDLCILFILYILVFFMLSYVGKFLFKNFYNYYYILFVKYNGIFGILLFLLFIIIFYLFYSKDLKIIFTYKKLNFSFVVKGLIYLSSIMMIYYIIYFIFDNAFLFNFFKYFNDVLTDKKNITIYDILILEKLQRPRFEPFMLIATVIISPIFEEILYRGLLYNKLKEISNVFIAVFISSILFAFLHIPGYGFNIKMFSLVLDGILLTYCYEKTDNIYVPILVHSINNFFIFLFKYVYFYFLIVIYFIIFIAGIMIAIQEIKKHLKARKTFNLVQSASLSESEK; this comes from the coding sequence ATGAATAAAAAAATAATAAAAGATCTATGTATTCTTTTTATATTGTATATTCTTGTTTTTTTTATGCTTTCTTATGTCGGTAAATTCCTTTTTAAAAATTTTTATAATTACTATTATATTTTATTTGTTAAATATAATGGAATTTTTGGTATTTTATTATTTTTACTGTTTATAATCATTTTCTATTTATTTTATTCAAAAGATTTAAAGATAATATTTACTTATAAAAAATTAAATTTTTCTTTTGTTGTAAAAGGGTTGATTTATTTGTCATCAATTATGATGATATATTATATAATATACTTTATCTTTGATAATGCTTTTCTTTTTAATTTTTTTAAATATTTTAATGATGTTTTAACGGATAAAAAGAATATTACTATATATGACATTTTGATTTTAGAAAAATTGCAAAGACCTCGATTTGAACCTTTTATGCTTATAGCTACAGTAATTATCAGTCCTATTTTTGAAGAAATACTATATAGAGGACTTCTATATAATAAATTAAAAGAAATAAGCAATGTATTTATTGCTGTATTTATTTCTTCAATACTTTTTGCTTTTTTACATATCCCCGGTTACGGATTTAATATAAAAATGTTTTCTCTTGTGCTTGACGGAATTTTATTGACTTATTGTTATGAAAAAACCGATAATATTTATGTTCCTATTCTTGTTCATTCAATTAATAATTTTTTTATATTTTTATTTAAGTATGTATATTTTTATTTTTTAATAGTTATTTATTTTATAATTTTTATTGCCGGTATAATGATAGCTATACAAGAAATAAAAAAACATTTAAAAGCGCGGAAAACTTTTAATCTTGTACAATCGGCTTCTCTATCGGAGAGTGAAAAATAA